ATACGAATATCCACTGCCAACCCCTGCTTGGGCGCTGTTAATAGTTGGATGGTCCCCGCCATATCTTCCACTCGTTCTTTGATATTCCTTAGTCCATAGCTAAGTTCATCAACATCACCTAGCTGAAAGCCACGACCATTGTCTACTACCTTTAACTGCAACTCTGTTTCCGTTTGATAAAGATAAACATCCAGACAAGAAGCCTGGGCATGACGAAGCGTATTACTGAACAATTCTTGGACGATACGAAAGACATGCTCCTCAATCTTTTTAGGTAGTTGGTCTACCTGATGTTTAAAGCTGACTTTGAGTTCACTTTTTTCTTCCAATTCTTTGAGAAGCAACTGAATCCCCTCAACCAGACTCTTTTGTTCCAGTTCGATTGGTCGTAAATGTAAAAGTAGAATACGTAAATCTCTTTGGGCTGTCTCCAAAATAGCTGTCACACTCTGGAGTTGTGTCTGCATCTTCTCTTTGTCTAATCTGGAAGCTTGTTGACTGAGTCCTGATAACATCATATGGGCCGCAAAAATTTCCTGACTAACTGTGTCGTGCAAGTCACGCGCAATTCGCTTGCGCTCCTTTTCAATAACCTGCTCTTCCTTGACCAAGACTTGATTATCTGCTTTTTGAATAGCTTCTGTCAACAAAGCAAACTTGCCTGATAAATTTTTAAAACTTGCGTCTAAGTCGGCATCCCCAAGACTTTTAATATCTTTACCAGTCAGCAGATTTTTAAGATTTGCTTGGATTCTTCTTCTTGAAATTTCGTCAACCATTGTCCAAAATAGGACTAATAAAAAGGCTAGAGCAAGACTAAACATCAAAGCTAGAAATAGGACTTTTTCTGTCTTCTCTATATCTTGGAAAAGAGAAGTCCACTCCAAATCTAAGACCTTAAAAATACTTCGAAATAGAAAAGCGACAAAGAGAACAGAGGTGAGTCCAATTAAAATATAGGGTTGTTTTTTCATCCTCTCACCACCTCAACATCTCCAACCATGGTTGTTAAGAAAATCTTAACACTCTTAGGACTCTTGAGATAGTCTCTGGTTTCTTGATGGAATTGTTCATTGCGTAAAGCACGCTTAGGCTGGTCAAAGAAGGTTAAATCTCCATACAGAGAATTGACACTAAGGCTGACTTCTACATCCACTGGTACGATAATTCTTGTCGTACCTACTAGTTTTCTCAAGATGATGACATTGTCATGATTGCTCAAAATCACATGCTCCAAATGAATAGTATCTTTCCCCATAAGACGAAAGAGATTAATATCATCAAAACGACAGGTCTGGTAGCTTGAGAAGTGATGAAGATTTCCAAACCAACGATTTTTCTCCCTCTTTACAGTTATGACATCTTCAAAGACTAGGTTGGTATCTTCTCTTTCTTGATTCATCATGGGATAAAGCAAGAAAAGGCTGTATATCAAGGCCACAAAGATAGCTAAAATAACAAAGGGATTGAGCATGATAATAAAGAAAAATAGGATGCTCACTGCCACTAATATGAGGTTATTGCCCTGTCTTCCAGTATAGTATCGAATCAGCAGTAAAAACAAGAGCAAGATCAGTAGAAAACGGGAAAAATGCTCTGATACCATCATAATCAGAGCTCCTGTCAATAAACAAGCTTCAATAAATAGAAAAATTTGAAATTTTCTCATGTAACCGTCCTCTCTATTTTATTTTATCACAAATCCCAAAAGTCACATCAGTCTGAGGAATGATAAAGAGACCGGGACTATAATCCCGATCTCTTTCCTTACATTTGATCTTTTGCTTCTTTTAATTTTCCATACAGGAGATAGTCGACCTCTTGCAAGTCCTCAATCCTTGCACAATTAAGGGCACACATAATCAAGCGTAGTTCTTCCTTCCATCCTTCAACAATGGAAATAACGACA
The window above is part of the Streptococcus sp. Marseille-Q6470 genome. Proteins encoded here:
- a CDS encoding sensor histidine kinase → MKKQPYILIGLTSVLFVAFLFRSIFKVLDLEWTSLFQDIEKTEKVLFLALMFSLALAFLLVLFWTMVDEISRRRIQANLKNLLTGKDIKSLGDADLDASFKNLSGKFALLTEAIQKADNQVLVKEEQVIEKERKRIARDLHDTVSQEIFAAHMMLSGLSQQASRLDKEKMQTQLQSVTAILETAQRDLRILLLHLRPIELEQKSLVEGIQLLLKELEEKSELKVSFKHQVDQLPKKIEEHVFRIVQELFSNTLRHAQASCLDVYLYQTETELQLKVVDNGRGFQLGDVDELSYGLRNIKERVEDMAGTIQLLTAPKQGLAVDIRIPLLD
- the liaF gene encoding cell wall-active antibiotics response protein LiaF; the encoded protein is MRKFQIFLFIEACLLTGALIMMVSEHFSRFLLILLLFLLLIRYYTGRQGNNLILVAVSILFFFIIMLNPFVILAIFVALIYSLFLLYPMMNQEREDTNLVFEDVITVKREKNRWFGNLHHFSSYQTCRFDDINLFRLMGKDTIHLEHVILSNHDNVIILRKLVGTTRIIVPVDVEVSLSVNSLYGDLTFFDQPKRALRNEQFHQETRDYLKSPKSVKIFLTTMVGDVEVVRG